TCATTCGCCTTGGCTTCCACCAGCTCGGTGCTGGCGCCTTCATCCAGCTCAATGTCAGAGATGACTTCACTGAAATCCCTCTCATCGAGACTCGTGTAATAGGTGAATTTCTTGCTCGCGTTCGGAGCCAGCGTACCGGAATCCCAGGTCATGGTAATCCCTGCATCAGCCTTGACTTCCTCGTTCTTCGCCTTCGGACTGTTGTAAGCTTCCAGCGCATAAGGGTTTATATTGGTAAACCCGAAGACGGAAGCCTTAGCCCGTGGATCACTGGAATAGAAGAAGATTGGGGCTCTTGAATTAAAGGCCTTGTACAGCGGATCATTATCAGCAATCGTACTCGCCTTCACGACTGCAGCGCGATCTTCCTCAATGGTGTGGGTCACAATATTAGAGGTGACATATGCCCCTCCTTGATCCACCGTATTATCCGGGTCCATTGAGCGCATATACCGCGCCCCGTCCCAATTCTTATCTGTAAGATTGGTAATAGTCACATCATTGCGGTAGAATTTCTGGTTCTCCCCAAAGCTGATTACCTGCTTAATCTCCATAGTGTCAGTCCATGTGGATACCGTAGTCGCACTCAGAATTCCTTTATCCGTCTGCGAGGTATTTACAACGGTGGTCGGCATATCCATCGAGCGCATCTGCGCTGAATTGGACTTCGCATATGTATTGTCGCCGATCTGGTAGCCTACCGCGAACCGTTCTTCAGGGGTGCCCGGCAAATAATAATCGACTGGCAGATCTTTGCCTGTTCCATATCCGTCATGATCCGCACTCATTCCCAGATAAGGTCTGGAACTCGTTCCACGGAAATTAGCGGGCTTACTGCCCATCGTACCGAAATTCCCCCAGTTGCTTATCCCCAGTTCAATGAATTTGCCTCCCAGGAAAAGCTCTGTTCCGCCTTCCCCGCCATAGGCAGCCCTTGCTCCCCAATCTGTTGAATCTGCATGTACAGCCAGGGGTGCAGGAAACATAGACAGGATCATTGTGGGCACCATTAGCAGTGCGAGCAGCTTCTTACGCTTCATTGTCTCACTCCATTCTTCATCATTGAAATGCAAGCCTATACCTAATAAAAGCAAATCATTCTCACAAAATTCTCACAAACGATCGAAAATTGTCGGCAATTCCTACAAAAAGTCATAAAAAAGAAGCAGAGCGCACGATTATACGTGAACGCCCTGCCTTATGGTGCTTCATATTCAGCTAGGTCAGGAATGCTTATCCGCCAGCCTGTTCCTGAGCATTCACCGCCTAACCCTTCTGGCAAAATCCACAAATTGAAATTTGTCCAGCCGGTGCCGGGATTCCGTATATTGAAACAGCACCGTATTCTCCAGATACACATAGTTCCGCACCACGACGATATGCAGGTATTGCTTCAGGTCCAGCAGGCGCTGATCCTCCCCGGTCGAGGGCTCAACGGAAATCAGCTTTTTGGCATAACTGATCTTAAGACCCAGATCCGTCTCCAGATATTCATAAATAGAGCCTGCTGCGATCTCCTTGCTGAGGAAGGGAACGATATCGGACCGGAAATAGTCCTTGTCCAGAATAATCCGCTCGCCTTCAATCTCTCTGGCACGGATCACCTTCCACACCGGAGTCTCTTCGGCGATATGCAGTTGTCTGGCCAGCAGGGAGCCTGCCGGCTCCAGGACCGTCTCCTCCACCAGTGTCCGCGAGGGAACCCCCAGCGTCCCGGACATTTCCTGAAATGAAATCAGTCCGGTCACCGGGAAATCCAGCCTCGTCATATCCAGCACGAACGAGCCTTTGCCTTTGATCTTGTTAATATAGCCCTCACGGAACAAGAGATTCAGCGCCTTGCGCACCGTCTCCCGCGAAGTCTTATAAGCCTCCGCCAGCTCACTCTCGGAGGGCAGCTTGGTTCCGGGCGCAAGCTGGCCGGAATGAATACGGTTGCTATATTCCGTATAGATCTGTAAATATATATTCTCTCTCATTTATAATCACCGCCCTATATTGTAACACGCCCTGGCTGCAGGACAGAGTATATAATTCTTATAATTGTAGAAAAACAGCCCCGCAGGGCTGTCCTCCATTCCTTATATTGTATGCCTGATCCGCTCAGCTCAACCCTTCAGGTGAACGGTCAGAATGCTTGTCTGTTTCGCGGTGGCAGGTCCGGTCCGCTCCTCAATCCGCTCCACCATCTCCTGCCCGGCAGGGATAATGATTGGAGTGATTAATGGATATCCTGCGGCGCGGATGGCCTCCATATCGAATTCCAGGAGAAGCTCCCCGGCTTGTACCTTATCGCCACTCTCCTTGCGCGCTTTGAACCCTTCGCCTTTTAGCGACACGGTGTTAATCCCGACATGGATCAGCACCTGGACTCCGCTGGCGTGCTCCAGAATCAGCGCGTGCTTGCTCTTAATCACATGGGCAACGGTAGCATCGAATGGAGCGAATACCTTGCCCTCCGATGGTTCAATGGCAATCCCGTCACCCATTTGCTTCTCGGCAAAAGCAGGATCAGGAACCTGCTCCAGCGGTACCGCAGTTCCGCTCAGCGGTGACGCCAGCTCCAGAATATTCACTGGCTCCTGCTCCTGCGAGCCTTGAACGGAGCTGCGGCTGTTCAGTTCCCCGCTTTTGGCCGCAGGCTTAGCATCCGTCAGGTCTGTTGTCTCTGACGGGCTTTTCGCTGCACGCTGCACAACTGCCCGGCCATACAGCACCGTGGCAACAAACGGCACAATCAGTACAATCGCCATCCCGATGAAGAATACGCCCCACTGGTTAGGGAAGATCGACAGGAAGCCGGGAATCCCGCCTACCCCAATGGAAGTGGCCCGGACCTGATTCACGGTGAGCAGCACACCGGCTATTGCGGAGCCGATCATTCCGAAGATGAACGGATAGCGGTAGCGGATATTCACCCCGAAGATCGCAGGCTCAGTGACTCCAAGGAAGGCCGAGACGGAGGAGGTCACCGCCAGCCCTTTCGTCTTCTGTTCTCTAATCACGAACATCATAGCGAGTGCGGCCGCCCCCTGGGCAATGTTGGAGAGCGCCAGCATCGGCCAGAGGAAGGTACCACCTTCGCTGCCGATTAGCTGAACATCCACGGCCAGGAAGGTGTGATGCATGCCCGTAATGACCAGCAACGAATAGAATCCGCCGTAGATTAAGCCGCCGAGTATGGCGAAATGATCGAAAACATAGATCAGCCCGGAGGTAATGGCATTCGCAATGCCGAACGTAACCGGTCCGATGATGGTGAAGGCTAGGAACCCTGTAATCAGCAGAGTCACGGGTGCGACCACGAGCAATTTGATCGAATCATGGACCCGCTTATCCAGGAATTTCTCAATGCTGGCCAGAATATAGGCCGATACCAGGACCGGCAGGACCTGCCCCTGATAACCGATCCGCTCCAGATGCCAGCCGAACAGATTCCAGGTTGGAACCGTCCCTTCCGTAGAAGCGTTAGCATAGCTGTAAGCACTTAATAAGTCTGGATGCACCAGAATCAGACCCAGCACAATCCCAAGCAGCGGACTGCCCCCGAAGCGGGTCACGGCGGCCCAGCCGATCAGCGCAGGCAAGAAGGTAAACGCCGTGCTGGCAATCGTATTGATGATCGCTGCAATATCTTTCCACTGCGGATAGACATCCACCAGTGACTGGCTGAAGAAGATCCCCGGGCCGGTCAGCAGGTTATTGATCCCCAAAAGCAGACCCGCCGTAACGATGGCCGGAAGAATTGGAATGAAAATATCGGCCAGTGTCTTGATCGCCCGCTGAAGCGGGTTCTGCTTGCGGGCAGCGGCTGATTTCACCTCATCCTTGGAGGAGCGGGAGCCGCCGGTCAGTTGAATCATCTCGTCATATACTTTATCTACCGTGCCCGGACCGATTACAATCTGGAATTGCCCCTGGGAAGAGAATTGTCCTTTCACGAGGTCATTTGCGTCCAGCGCCGCCGAATCTACCTTACTCTCGTCATAGAGTGAGAATCTTAGCCGGGTCACACAATGCGTCGCAACCTCAATATTCTCCTTGCCTCCAACCGCCCGGACAATCTCTTCAACATTTTTGCGGTCTATAGCCATATTTTCACTCCTCGCGTAGTTGATAAATGCTTAGTTGATATTGCTTTTGTTGATATTGCTTCTATAAGTATATTTCCTTAGGAATGGCTTCCTCAGTTCTGACTAATCAGCCACATATATGAGGCGTACGGGCTTAACCGCAGCTCTTGCGTGAATGCAAGATCCTCTCCCGTATTGCCGAGCAGAAGCTTGTCTTGACCCGCTGCGCTTAAGTCTGCCCAGTGATGATCCGCGAGCCGGAAGGTGATTTCCTTACTGCTGAAGTTCGAGACCACCACCAGCGCCTCGCCGTCCCCCATCCGTGCATAAGCGAACACCTCGGGATGTGCTTCGTCCAGTCTGCGGTAGATGCCGTCGGTGAAGACCGCATGCGCCTTTCGCAGAGCGATCAGCTTGCGGTAGTGATGGAAGATGGAATCGGGCAGTTCCCGCTCCTTCTGCACATTGATGTCCGGATACCGCTCATCCACTTTTAGCCAAGGAGTCCCGGTGGTGAAGCCTGCATTCACGCTGTCATCCCACTGCATTGGCGTCCTTGAGTTGTCCCTTGAACGTTCCTGCAGAATCGCGAGGGCCTCCCCGGGGCTTGCTCCCTGCTCACACAGAATCCGGTACATATTCAGCGACTCGATATCACGGAATTCTTCAATACCCCGCCACTTGGGATTCGGCATCCCGATTTCTTCACCCTGATAGACATACGGTGTCCCCTGAAGTCCATGCAGTGTGGTCGCCAGCAGCTTGGCGCTCTCCTCGCGGTACGCCGTGTCATCTGTGAACCGGGAGAGCGCGCGAGGCTGATCGTGATTGTTGAAAAATAAAGCGTTCCAGCCCCCGCCCTCCTGCATCCCGCTCTGCCACTCGCTGAACAGCCGCTTGAGTGCTTCGAAATCATAAGGCATTAGCTCCCACTTCCGGCCGTTCGGATAATCCACCTTCAGATGATGGAAGTTGAAGGTCATAGAGAATTCACGCCGCTCAGGATTGGAATAACGAATGCACTGCTCAAGTGTCGTAGAGGACATCTCACCGACCGTAACCAGCTCATGCGGGCCAAATACCTCGTCGTACATTGCCCGGATGTATTCGTGGACCCGTGGACCGTCTGTGTAATACTTCCGTCCGTCGCCCGGCGGCACACTCCCGTCATCATCCGGGAAACGCTGGTCCTTGGAGATTAAGTTAATGACGTCCATACGGAAGCCGTCCACCCCTTTGCGGGCCCAGAACAGCATCATCTCGTTCACCGCTAGGCGGACCTGCTCGTTCTCCCAGTTCAAATCCGCCTGAGTCTTGTCGAACAGGGTCAGGTAATATTGGCCTGACGCCTCATCGTACTGCCAGGCGGGACCGCCGAACTTCGACTGCCAATTGTTCGGTACTCCTCCGCCTGGCGCCGGGTCCTTCCAGATATAATAATCGTGGTACGGATTATCCGGGCTGGAGATCGCCTGCTTGAACCACTTATGCTCTGTCGAGGTATGGTTGACTACGATATCCGTCATGAGCTTCATTCCGCGCCGGTGCAGCTCCTCCACAAGCTCGTCAAAATCCTCCATCGTACCGAAATCCGGGTTAATCCGCTCATAGTCGGCAACATCGTAACCGTTATCATGTCCGGGCGAGACATATACCGGCTGCAGCCAGACGATATCAATCCCCAGCTCCTGCAAATAATCCAGCTTCTCCGTCAGACCTCTTATATCTCCTGTTCCGATACCCGTCGTATCCTTGAAACTCTTCGGGTACACCTGATACACTGTGGACCGCCGCCACCATTCCGAATGCCGGGCTTGGCTCAAAGTTAGCACCTCCATGTAGATTTCTGTGTTGTCCTCCAGCAAAAATCGCTTTATTGTCATTCATTACACTTGTATATACAAGATCAAACACCTCACACAGTGTAAACCTGTATATACAGGTTGTCAATATGGCTGACTATTGGAAGATGTTGCAGAGTTGACTAGCTGACTATTGGAGGATGATGCATAGTAATACTGACTGCCATGAGCGAACTGCAGTCGCAGCATTGCTGCCGCCAGCTCAAATCAGGTTACCAATTATCCTTGCGGAGTATAATTAGCAGGTGAATTAACGGGTGATTTAGTGGGTGGATCAGGGAGTGGATAAGTAGCTGGCCCAGCATGGGATTAACGGGTGATTTGGTAGATGGTGGAGTGGTAGATAGTTAGTTACTGGGTAGGTAGTTGATTGGTAGTTGGCGGCAGGAAGCTCGCGGATATAAGGTCAGCAGGTGGAAATTGTACATTTAAATTCCGTCAAATAGGCTTCAGAGGGAATTTAATTGGATAAATAGGGCATTTGAAGCAAAATTAAATGTACTTTTTCCACTCGTTGTCCTACTTTTGTATTTCTGCGTTAAAGCAAGTGCCCTTTTTCCACTTGCTTCAAGCAGGCCGCAACGGAGCGGTGGCGAGGCGAGGGACAACGACTTTGTTCCGCAGTTGGCGCGACGAAGTGCACAGCTGATTGCCCTCCCCCTTCTCCATTCGTCTACTTCTGGCGGCATCCGGCATAATGAGGTGCACTATTGCTCTTCATTGCCTCTTTTAGCCCGCTCTCACTGAATTCAGGTGCACTATTGCTCCTCCTTAGCTTATTTAGCACGCGTTAGGTGAATTCGAGTGCACTCTCATAATTTCCCAAACAATAAAAAAACAGCGCCCCCTCCCCGAATGCCGGAGACAGAAACGCTGCCTATTACTAGCCCTCTTTACCTCACCGTACCTCTTTATACCTCTTTGAATCTCTTTGAATCTCTCTGTATCTTTCTATACCTCTTTTATCTCTTTATAACTCTATAACTCTCTTACTCTCGTTTACTCCAAATATCCCTTAATCAGTCCCGGAGCCAGCGGCTTCGGCTGCTCGCAGGTGGTGGTCAGCTCGGCATAGCGCTTCGAATCGGAGCTGGTATGGAAGGCGTGCATGATCTCCAGCACATGATTCGCCAGCTCGCCATTTGCGCGCGGGGTCTCTCCGGTCTCGATGCAGCGGGCCATATCTGCCACGCCAATGCCCCGGCTGTTGCCTTCATAGCTGTGAACCACCGGGATTTCCTTGAATTCCGGACTATGGGCCGGACGCAGCAGGATGGGTCCGCTGAAGGTATTCGGGTCCGGCACAATCAAGGTGCCCAGCGAGCCGTAGACTTCGATTCGCGGCAGCGTGCTGTGCCAGACATCGAAGCTGGTAATCATCGTAGCCACGGCACCGCTGGCGAACTGAATCGTTCCGGCCACATGCGTAGGCACTTCGACATCCACCACCTTGCCGAACTTCTTCTCACTCGTAATCGTCCGGGTGGGGAAGGAGGTTTTGGTCATGCCGCATACCGTAGTGGCCGGACCAAGCAAAGATACCAGAGCCGTCAGATAATACGGTCCCATATCGAACATCGGGCCGCCGCCGGCCTGGTAATAGAACTCAGGGTCCGGGTGCCAGCTCTCATGTCCGTGGCAGAGCATGAAGGCTGTCGCCGCTACCGGCTCTCCGATATATCCGTCCGCGATCAGCTTCGCGCAGGTCTGCAGGCCGGCTCCGAGGAAGGTGTCCGGCGCGCAGCCGATGAACAATCCTTTTTCCTTAGCCAGCTCCACCAATTCGCTCCCATGTTCAAGCGACAGGGATAGCGGCTTTTCCACATATACATGCTTGCCTGACAGCAGCGCCTGCTTACACACCTCGAAGTGGTAATTGGGCGTGGTCAGATTCACGACAATCTCAATCTCCTCCGAAGCCAGCAGCTCCGCTGTCGTCCACACATTCGGAACCCCGTACTGTTCTGCGGCCTGCTGCGCCCGCTCCAGGTTAAGATCCGAACAAGCGTAGACCTCTGTATTCTTGAAGGTTCCCGTCAAATTCTCAAAATAAATGCCGCTGATATTCCCGCAGCCGACAATCCCGATTTTTACTTTACGCACGCTGTTTCCCACCTTGTCCTTCGTTTATTTGGCTGCCCACAAGAAGCCCCGGCGCATCAGTTCCTTGGCCTCCGGGATATCGAACACATCCGCATGATGTCCAAGCGCGTTATAGAATACCTTGCCCTGGCCCCATTTCTTCGTATAGACCACCGGCATTGTGATTACACCATTGGCCGAATGCTCCCCTTCACTCATTACAAAAGTAGTGGTAGCCAGTACATTCACCGCCGGATCGACATGCAGATAATACTGCTCCGACTTCACCATGAAGTCCTGCATGCCTTCTACAATCGGGCTGGAGCCGGATTTCACGATGTTCACTTCATAATCCACCCCATCGTTGAAGGGATGTGCCACCCATTGCGATCCGGTCAAAAATTGCCATTCCGTATTGGTACGGAAGGAGTCGCACATCCCGCCGTGACAGCCCGCGATGCCTACACCGGAAGCCACAGCCGCCAGAACCGCCGAGCACTGCTCCCCCTTGATTTCGCCCATGGTCCAGACCGGTACAATCAGGTTCAGTGCCTTCAGCGCCTCCGCATCATTGAAGCTGTCCAGCGTATCAGAGACTTCAACCTCGAAGCCTTCATTCGTAAGGATATCTGCAAAAAGCGCCCCTACCTCATTCGGTTCATGCCCGTCCCATCCACCTTTTACAATCAATGCCTTCTTTGCCATATCAAACTCTCCTTTTTGTCCTATTTATCCAAGTTTGGGTTATAGATTGATTCAGATCAGGTCTTCCTGAAGAAATTGTAATCCATTACGAGCCTTCTTGCTCGTCATTTTGCTTGTAGGAATGGTCATTT
This genomic interval from Paenibacillus sp. FSL H8-0332 contains the following:
- the treR gene encoding trehalose operon repressor is translated as MRENIYLQIYTEYSNRIHSGQLAPGTKLPSESELAEAYKTSRETVRKALNLLFREGYINKIKGKGSFVLDMTRLDFPVTGLISFQEMSGTLGVPSRTLVEETVLEPAGSLLARQLHIAEETPVWKVIRAREIEGERIILDKDYFRSDIVPFLSKEIAAGSIYEYLETDLGLKISYAKKLISVEPSTGEDQRLLDLKQYLHIVVVRNYVYLENTVLFQYTESRHRLDKFQFVDFARRVRR
- the treP gene encoding PTS system trehalose-specific EIIBC component: MAIDRKNVEEIVRAVGGKENIEVATHCVTRLRFSLYDESKVDSAALDANDLVKGQFSSQGQFQIVIGPGTVDKVYDEMIQLTGGSRSSKDEVKSAAARKQNPLQRAIKTLADIFIPILPAIVTAGLLLGINNLLTGPGIFFSQSLVDVYPQWKDIAAIINTIASTAFTFLPALIGWAAVTRFGGSPLLGIVLGLILVHPDLLSAYSYANASTEGTVPTWNLFGWHLERIGYQGQVLPVLVSAYILASIEKFLDKRVHDSIKLLVVAPVTLLITGFLAFTIIGPVTFGIANAITSGLIYVFDHFAILGGLIYGGFYSLLVITGMHHTFLAVDVQLIGSEGGTFLWPMLALSNIAQGAAALAMMFVIREQKTKGLAVTSSVSAFLGVTEPAIFGVNIRYRYPFIFGMIGSAIAGVLLTVNQVRATSIGVGGIPGFLSIFPNQWGVFFIGMAIVLIVPFVATVLYGRAVVQRAAKSPSETTDLTDAKPAAKSGELNSRSSVQGSQEQEPVNILELASPLSGTAVPLEQVPDPAFAEKQMGDGIAIEPSEGKVFAPFDATVAHVIKSKHALILEHASGVQVLIHVGINTVSLKGEGFKARKESGDKVQAGELLLEFDMEAIRAAGYPLITPIIIPAGQEMVERIEERTGPATAKQTSILTVHLKG
- the treC gene encoding alpha,alpha-phosphotrehalase, with product MEVLTLSQARHSEWWRRSTVYQVYPKSFKDTTGIGTGDIRGLTEKLDYLQELGIDIVWLQPVYVSPGHDNGYDVADYERINPDFGTMEDFDELVEELHRRGMKLMTDIVVNHTSTEHKWFKQAISSPDNPYHDYYIWKDPAPGGGVPNNWQSKFGGPAWQYDEASGQYYLTLFDKTQADLNWENEQVRLAVNEMMLFWARKGVDGFRMDVINLISKDQRFPDDDGSVPPGDGRKYYTDGPRVHEYIRAMYDEVFGPHELVTVGEMSSTTLEQCIRYSNPERREFSMTFNFHHLKVDYPNGRKWELMPYDFEALKRLFSEWQSGMQEGGGWNALFFNNHDQPRALSRFTDDTAYREESAKLLATTLHGLQGTPYVYQGEEIGMPNPKWRGIEEFRDIESLNMYRILCEQGASPGEALAILQERSRDNSRTPMQWDDSVNAGFTTGTPWLKVDERYPDINVQKERELPDSIFHHYRKLIALRKAHAVFTDGIYRRLDEAHPEVFAYARMGDGEALVVVSNFSSKEITFRLADHHWADLSAAGQDKLLLGNTGEDLAFTQELRLSPYASYMWLISQN
- a CDS encoding Gfo/Idh/MocA family oxidoreductase, yielding MRKVKIGIVGCGNISGIYFENLTGTFKNTEVYACSDLNLERAQQAAEQYGVPNVWTTAELLASEEIEIVVNLTTPNYHFEVCKQALLSGKHVYVEKPLSLSLEHGSELVELAKEKGLFIGCAPDTFLGAGLQTCAKLIADGYIGEPVAATAFMLCHGHESWHPDPEFYYQAGGGPMFDMGPYYLTALVSLLGPATTVCGMTKTSFPTRTITSEKKFGKVVDVEVPTHVAGTIQFASGAVATMITSFDVWHSTLPRIEVYGSLGTLIVPDPNTFSGPILLRPAHSPEFKEIPVVHSYEGNSRGIGVADMARCIETGETPRANGELANHVLEIMHAFHTSSDSKRYAELTTTCEQPKPLAPGLIKGYLE
- a CDS encoding ThuA domain-containing protein, giving the protein MAKKALIVKGGWDGHEPNEVGALFADILTNEGFEVEVSDTLDSFNDAEALKALNLIVPVWTMGEIKGEQCSAVLAAVASGVGIAGCHGGMCDSFRTNTEWQFLTGSQWVAHPFNDGVDYEVNIVKSGSSPIVEGMQDFMVKSEQYYLHVDPAVNVLATTTFVMSEGEHSANGVITMPVVYTKKWGQGKVFYNALGHHADVFDIPEAKELMRRGFLWAAK